In the genome of Hemiscyllium ocellatum isolate sHemOce1 unplaced genomic scaffold, sHemOce1.pat.X.cur. scaffold_1559_pat_ctg1, whole genome shotgun sequence, one region contains:
- the LOC132810153 gene encoding zinc finger protein 271-like produces the protein MEKPWKCGDCGKGFRSPSVLEIHRRVHTGERPFSCSVCGKGFTQLSILLTHQRFHTGERSFTCPVCGKFFTQSSTLLTHQRVHTRERTFTCSVCGKGFTDSSHLLTHQRVHTGERPFSCSVCGKSFTQSSNLLRHQRLHTGERPFTCSVCGKGFTDSSHLLTHQRVHTGESPFSCSVCGKSFTQSSNLLQHQQVHTGEWPFTCSVCGKGFARSSDLLTHQRVHTGERPFSCSVCGKGFARSSDLLTHQRVHTRERPFSCSVCGKSFTRSSTLLQHQRLHTGERPFTCSVCGKSFSHLSNLLTHQRLHTRERPFTCSVCGKGFTRSSDLLTHQQLHTGERPFSCSVCGKSFTRSSTLLQHQRLHTGERPFTCSVCGKSFSRSSNLLTHRRVHTRERPFTCSVCGKGFTRSSDLLTHQQVHTGERPFTCSVCGKGFTHSSNLLTHQQVHTRERPFTCSVCGKGFTRSSDLLTHQRVHTGERPFSCSVCGKSFTQSSNLLRHQRLHTGERPFTCPVCGRGFAQSQHLLRHQRGHK, from the coding sequence atggagaaaccgtggaagtgtggggattgcgggaaagGGTTCCGCTCCCCCTCCGtgctggagatccaccgccgtgtccacactggggagaggccgttcagctgctcggtgtgcggcaagggcttcacccagctGTCtatcctgctgacccaccagcgtttccacaccggggagcggtcCTTCACCTGCCCCGTCTGCGGCAAGTTcttcacccagtcgtccaccctgctgacccaccagcgggtccacaccagggagcggaccttcacctgctccgtctgcggcaagggcttcaccgactcctcccacctgctgacccaccagcgggtccacaccggggagaggccgttcagctgctcggtctgTGGCAAGAGCTTTACCCAGTCGTCcaacctgctgcggcaccagcggctccacaccggggagcggcccttcacctgctccgtctgcggcaagggcttcaccgactcctcccacctgctgacccaccagcgggtccacaccggggagagtccgttcagctgctcggtctgcggcaagagctttaCCCAGTCGTCGAACCTGCTgcagcaccagcaggtccacaccggagagtggcccttcacctgctccgtctgcggcaagggcttcgcccgctcgtccgacctgctaacccaccagcgggtccacaccggggagcggccgttcagctgctccgtctgcggcaagggcttcgcccgctcgtccgacctgctaacccaccagcgggtccacaccagggagcggccgttcagctgctcggtctgcggcaagagcttcacccgctcgtccaccctgctgcagcaccagcggcttcacaccggggagcggcccttcacctgctccgtctgcggcaagagcttctctcacttgtccaacctgctgacccaccagcggctccacaccagggagcggcccttcacctgctctgtctgcggcaagggcttcacccgctcgtccgacctgctaacccaccagcagctccacaccggggagcggccgttcagctgctcggtctgcggcaagagcttcacccgctcgtccaccctgctgcagCACCAGCGGCTTCACactggggagcggcccttcacctgctccgtctgcggcaagagcttctctcgctcgtccaacctgctgacccaccgccGGGTCCACACtagggagcggcccttcacctgctccgtctgcggcaagggcttcacccgctcgtccgacctgctaacccaccagcaggtccacaccggggagcggcccttcacctgctccgtctgcggcaagggcttcacccactcgtccaacctgctgacccaccagcaggtccacaccagggagcggcccttcacctgctccgtctgcggcaagggcttcacccgctcgtccgacctgctaacccaccagcgggtccacaccggggagaggccgttcagctgctcggtctgcggcaagagctttacccagtcgtccaacctgctgcggcaccagcggcttcacaccggggagcggcccttcacctgccccGTCTGCGGGAGGGGCTTCGCTCAGTCCCAgcacctgctgcggcaccagcggggGCACAAGTGA